TGTTGAAGGCCGCGGGCGAGTACCTGCTGGTGGGCGGTGGCGAGAGTGGCCTGCAGCTGCTGTCGAAGCTCGATACCGAGGCGGTGGAGCGCATCCGTTCCGAGCGGCCCCCGGCCAATGTGATTCCCCTTTCTCCCTTCCTCCAGAAGCTCCTCGCCCGCCGCAATGCTTCCCCATCGGGCGTTCCCGCCCAACCGAGCGGCACCCAGCCGCCGGGCGCCTGATAGAGACGACCCGTGAGACTCACTCCATCCGTTCGCCTCCCCGCCCTCCGCATCGCGCCGTGGCTCTTCGCCGTGGCGTTCGCGCTGAATCCGTTCATCGCCTTCGCCGCCAAGCGGGGCGGTGGTTCCGGCAACGAGGCCGTGGCCGTCGAGTCGGTGAGCCCCGACTCCTTCGCCTCGCGGCCGCTGGTGCTGATGCTGGCGCTGGCCGCGCTGTCGCTCGTCCCCTTCGTGCTGATGATGGTGACGAGCTTCGTGAAGATCTCCGTGGTGCTCTCCATCGTGCGCTCGGCACTGGGCACCCAGCAGATTCCTCCCACCCAGGTCATCACCGGCCTGGCCATCATCCTCACGGTCTACATCATGGCCCCGGTGGGACAGGCCATGTACCGGGCTTCCGAGGTGGACATCCTGTCCAAGGGGCCCAGCCTGCTGTCCTCGGAGACGGTGGGCAACCTGATGGAGGCGGCCAAGAAGTCCCGTGAGCCGCTGCGCGAGTTCCTCATCAAGAAGATCACCAACAAGGACCGCGCGCTCTTCTTCAACCTGGCCAAGAAGATGCGGGCCACGGAGGAGGATCGGCAGGACATCACCGACCGGGACTTCATGATCGTCGTCCCGGCCTTCGTGGTGTCCGAGCTGAAGGAGGCCTTCCAGATCGGCTTCCTGCTCTTCGTGCCCTTCATCGTCATCGACATGGTGGTGGCCAACATCCTGCTGGCGCTGGGCATGCACATGCTCTCGCCCACCACCATCTCCATGCCCTTCAAGCTGCTCCTCTTCGTCCTCGTCGACGGCTGGTACCTCATCGCCAAGGGCCTGGTCGTCGGCTACCTGTGAGACGCACATGAACCAGCTCAACTCCATCCTGCAGCAGGCGCTCTATCTGGTGCTCGTGGTGTCGGCGCCGCCGGTGCTCATGGGCCTGATGATCGGCATGGTCATCGCCATCTTCCAGGCGACCACGCAGATCCAGGAGCAGACGCTCTCCTTCGCGCCCAAGGTGGTCGCGGTGTTCGGCGTGCTGGCGTTGACCGGTCCATGGATCGGCAGCCAGCTGGTGCGCTTCACCTTCCACGTCTTCGATCAGTTCCCGGCCCTCATCGCCAGATGAACGTCTCCGAGGTCATCGCGAAGCTGACCGAGCAGGCCAACCTCTCGCTCGTCATCTTCACCGTGGGTCTGCTCCTGTGCCGGATCATGCCGGTGCTGGTGCTCTCGCCGTTCCTGGGCGGCGAGGTGGTGCCCACGGAGATCAAGATGGGCGTGGGCGTCACGCTCTCCGTGGTGCTCTTCCCCGCGGTGAGCGCGCGCATGGGGGCCATCCCCACCAGCGCGCTGCCCTTCATCGGGCTGATGCTCAAGGAGATCTTCATCGGGGTGTCGCTGGCGATGATCGTCAACATGGTCTTCGAGGCGGCACGCGTGGCCGGCAACATCGTGGACACCATGTCCGGCAGCAACAACGCGCAGCTGTACGTGCCGCAGCTCGGGCAGCAGGTGTCCATCTTCTCCAGCCTCAAGGTGCAGCTCGCGGTGGTGCTCTTCCTCACCCTCAACGGCCATCACCTGGTCATCGAGGCGCTCGCCGAGAGCTTCGCCATCGTGCCCCTGGATCGCTTCCCGCGCTTCAGTCAGGGCATGTGGCCGTTCATGGATCTGATGATCCGCTCCTTCGCGGACCTGTTGAAGATCTCCATCGCCCTCTCCGCGCCGGCCATGCTGGCCGCCTTCCTGACGGACCTGGCGCTGGGCGCCATCAACCGCGTGGCGCCGCAGATCCAGGTGTTCTTCATCTCCATGGCCATCAAGCCGCTGGTGGGTGTGGTCATCGTCTTCATGTCCCTCGGCCTCATCATGGGGCGGATGCAGACCGACTTCGCGGACATGCTGGCCATGTTGCGCGATGCGGTGCGCCTGCTCGGCTGATTCGGGGTTCCCGCCATGTCCGACGAAAAGACAGAAGAACCCTCACAAAAGAAGCTCGACGACGCCAAGAAGAAGGGCCAGGTCTGGAAGAGCAAGGACCTGACCGGCGTGTTCGGGCTGCTCGTGGGCCTGGGCGTGGTCAAGGGCACGTGGTCCAACGTGGAGGAGCAGGTCACCCAGCTCTTCCAGTTCAGTTTCGATCACATCGCCCACCCGGGGGACCTGGAGAAGGCCACCTTCCACCTCATGGTGATGGGCCTGCAGACGATGCTGCTGCTCACGCTGCCGGTCGTGGGGGCCGTGGCGGTCGTGGGAGGCC
This Archangium lipolyticum DNA region includes the following protein-coding sequences:
- the sctR gene encoding type III secretion system export apparatus subunit SctR, whose product is MRLTPSVRLPALRIAPWLFAVAFALNPFIAFAAKRGGGSGNEAVAVESVSPDSFASRPLVLMLALAALSLVPFVLMMVTSFVKISVVLSIVRSALGTQQIPPTQVITGLAIILTVYIMAPVGQAMYRASEVDILSKGPSLLSSETVGNLMEAAKKSREPLREFLIKKITNKDRALFFNLAKKMRATEEDRQDITDRDFMIVVPAFVVSELKEAFQIGFLLFVPFIVIDMVVANILLALGMHMLSPTTISMPFKLLLFVLVDGWYLIAKGLVVGYL
- the fliQ gene encoding flagellar biosynthesis protein FliQ yields the protein MNQLNSILQQALYLVLVVSAPPVLMGLMIGMVIAIFQATTQIQEQTLSFAPKVVAVFGVLALTGPWIGSQLVRFTFHVFDQFPALIAR
- a CDS encoding flagellar biosynthetic protein FliR, with the translated sequence MNVSEVIAKLTEQANLSLVIFTVGLLLCRIMPVLVLSPFLGGEVVPTEIKMGVGVTLSVVLFPAVSARMGAIPTSALPFIGLMLKEIFIGVSLAMIVNMVFEAARVAGNIVDTMSGSNNAQLYVPQLGQQVSIFSSLKVQLAVVLFLTLNGHHLVIEALAESFAIVPLDRFPRFSQGMWPFMDLMIRSFADLLKISIALSAPAMLAAFLTDLALGAINRVAPQIQVFFISMAIKPLVGVVIVFMSLGLIMGRMQTDFADMLAMLRDAVRLLG